In one Dehalococcoidia bacterium genomic region, the following are encoded:
- a CDS encoding type II toxin-antitoxin system RelE/ParE family toxin produces MHEIVFTKQADKALRMMPAATAQRIREKLDRIAEDPHATHKNATRLQKTPAFRLRIGDWRVIYEIDGHELRILVLKIGPRGGAYK; encoded by the coding sequence ATGCATGAGATTGTCTTTACAAAGCAAGCTGACAAGGCGTTGAGAATGATGCCAGCAGCCACTGCACAGCGGATAAGAGAGAAGCTTGATCGAATTGCCGAAGACCCTCATGCAACACATAAGAATGCGACGAGGCTTCAGAAGACACCAGCTTTTCGTCTGCGAATTGGTGATTGGCGGGTTATCTACGAAATCGACGGGCATGAGTTGCGAATCCTTGTGTTGAAGATTGGCCCGAGGGGAGGTGCATACAAATGA